The Vescimonas coprocola genome includes a window with the following:
- a CDS encoding nitroreductase family protein — MDMNFAELSAQRYSLRKFSDRPVEDALLQQVLEAGRNAPTAHNNQPQRIFVLQSPEAMAKADACMGCHFHPPVLLAVAYDPAEAWNREDDGKNHGEIDATIAVTQMMLQAADLGLGTTYVGMFDPEKLTAAFPEMAGLVPIAMLPLGYPAEGAHPARLHTERKPMEQLVKYL, encoded by the coding sequence ATGGATATGAATTTTGCGGAGCTGTCGGCGCAGCGGTACTCCCTGCGTAAGTTCAGTGACCGGCCGGTGGAGGATGCCCTGCTGCAGCAGGTGCTGGAGGCGGGACGCAACGCTCCCACCGCCCATAACAACCAGCCCCAGCGCATCTTCGTGCTGCAAAGCCCGGAGGCCATGGCGAAGGCGGACGCCTGCATGGGCTGCCACTTCCATCCGCCGGTGCTGCTGGCGGTGGCTTATGACCCGGCGGAGGCATGGAACCGGGAGGATGACGGGAAGAACCACGGCGAGATCGACGCCACCATCGCCGTGACCCAGATGATGCTGCAGGCGGCGGATCTGGGCCTCGGCACCACCTACGTGGGGATGTTCGACCCGGAGAAGCTGACGGCGGCCTTCCCGGAGATGGCGGGTCTTGTCCCCATCGCCATGCTGCCGCTGGGCTATCCCGCCGAGGGAGCCCATCCCGCCCGGCTGCACACGGAACGCAAGCCCATGGAGCAGCTGGTGAAATACCTGTAA
- a CDS encoding ABC transporter substrate-binding protein, which translates to MKKKNLMKSLTALVLSVLVVLSLAACGAKPSDGGKDADKDGYTVAIIKQMDHASLDEIADAIAARLDAIAQEQNVSIHYTITSGQGDQSVLKQLADQAVADQVDAIIPIATTAAQVSAVAAEDSRTPVVYAAISDPDTAKLTGIDYVTGTSDALNTEYILDMMLAQDPGVSKVGLLYSLSEPNSTKPIAEAKAYLEQHGITCVEQTANTNDEVVAAAAALISAKVDAVFTPTDNVIMAAELAIADDLAKAGIPHYTGADSFVRNGAFATCGVNYTELGARTATLAYQAMTQGMDGMEDYYRMDGGIITVNTDTAAVLKADYSVFAQMAQLVEVTTTKD; encoded by the coding sequence ATGAAAAAGAAGAATCTGATGAAGTCCCTGACGGCGCTGGTACTGTCCGTGCTGGTGGTGCTGAGTCTGGCCGCCTGCGGCGCCAAGCCCTCTGACGGCGGTAAGGATGCGGATAAGGACGGCTATACCGTGGCCATCATCAAGCAGATGGATCATGCCTCGCTGGATGAGATCGCCGATGCCATTGCCGCCCGGCTGGATGCCATCGCTCAGGAGCAGAACGTCTCCATCCACTATACCATCACCTCCGGGCAGGGGGATCAGTCGGTGCTGAAGCAGCTGGCGGATCAGGCCGTGGCCGATCAGGTGGACGCCATTATTCCCATCGCCACCACCGCCGCTCAGGTGTCCGCCGTGGCGGCTGAGGACAGCCGGACGCCGGTGGTGTATGCCGCCATCTCCGATCCCGATACCGCCAAGCTCACCGGCATCGACTATGTTACCGGCACCAGCGATGCGCTGAATACCGAGTACATTCTGGACATGATGCTGGCGCAGGATCCCGGCGTCTCCAAGGTGGGGCTGCTGTACTCCCTGTCCGAGCCAAACTCCACCAAGCCCATTGCCGAGGCCAAGGCGTATCTGGAGCAGCACGGCATTACCTGTGTGGAGCAGACTGCCAACACCAACGATGAGGTAGTGGCCGCTGCCGCCGCCCTGATCTCCGCCAAGGTGGACGCCGTGTTCACCCCCACCGACAATGTTATCATGGCCGCCGAGCTGGCCATCGCAGACGATCTGGCCAAGGCCGGTATCCCCCACTATACCGGGGCTGACTCCTTTGTCCGCAACGGTGCCTTCGCCACCTGCGGCGTCAACTACACCGAGTTGGGCGCACGCACCGCCACGCTGGCCTATCAGGCCATGACGCAGGGCATGGACGGGATGGAGGACTACTACCGGATGGACGGCGGCATCATCACCGTCAACACCGACACCGCCGCCGTGCTGAAGGCCGACTACTCCGTGTTTGCCCAGATGGCCCAGCTGGTGGAGGTCACCACCACCAAGGACTAA
- a CDS encoding ABC transporter permease, with protein sequence MLLVVQTALELGFLYAPVALALFLSFRVLDIADLTTDGCFVLGAAVSVTLTAAGHPLLAVPAAMLAGACAGFITAFLQTRLSVPSILAGIVTNTGLYTINLMAMGWRSNESLLGSDTVFTLLRSTGLGGNWYELVLAAAVTLLCAGLLALFLGTRLGLSIRATGDNPDMVRASSLDPTFTVTVGLCLSNALTALSGAMVGQYQKTVDINSGTGIVVIGLACLIIGETVLGRRTVYKGILAALVGSVVYRFIYAVVFYTKVVPVECLKLLTAVIVALAIAAPGLRRWAAFQKQKHSRKEAA encoded by the coding sequence ATGCTGCTTGTCGTACAAACTGCACTGGAGCTGGGCTTTCTCTATGCGCCGGTGGCGCTGGCGCTGTTCCTCAGCTTCCGGGTGCTGGACATTGCCGATCTCACCACCGACGGCTGCTTCGTGCTGGGGGCCGCCGTGTCCGTGACCCTTACCGCCGCCGGGCATCCCCTGCTGGCCGTTCCGGCGGCCATGCTGGCGGGGGCGTGCGCCGGGTTCATCACCGCCTTCCTCCAGACCCGGCTGTCGGTTCCCTCCATTCTGGCGGGCATCGTCACCAATACGGGGCTTTACACCATCAACCTCATGGCCATGGGCTGGCGCTCCAACGAGAGCCTGCTGGGCAGCGACACCGTATTTACCCTGCTGCGCTCCACCGGGTTGGGCGGTAACTGGTATGAGCTGGTGCTGGCCGCAGCAGTGACGCTCCTGTGCGCCGGTCTGCTGGCGCTGTTTCTGGGGACCCGGCTGGGACTTTCCATCCGAGCCACCGGCGACAATCCCGATATGGTCCGGGCCTCGTCGCTGGATCCCACCTTTACCGTCACCGTGGGGCTGTGCCTGTCCAATGCGCTGACGGCTCTGTCCGGCGCCATGGTGGGACAGTATCAGAAAACCGTGGACATCAACTCCGGCACCGGCATCGTGGTCATCGGGCTTGCGTGTCTCATCATCGGCGAGACCGTGCTGGGCCGCCGCACGGTGTATAAGGGTATTCTGGCGGCGCTGGTGGGTTCCGTGGTCTATCGCTTTATCTACGCCGTGGTGTTTTACACCAAGGTGGTGCCGGTGGAGTGCCTGAAGCTGCTCACCGCCGTCATCGTGGCGCTGGCCATTGCCGCCCCCGGTCTGCGGCGCTGGGCCGCTTTTCAGAAGCAGAAGCACAGCCGAAAGGAGGCCGCCTGA
- a CDS encoding ABC transporter ATP-binding protein: MLDITAISKTFHPGTPNARQALRQLSLHLEDGEFATIVGSNGAGKSTLFGAIAGSFYTDEGRILLDGTDLTFQPEHRRSRVIGRLFQDPMRGTAPHMTIEENLALAYLRASHGSPFRRITAKDRERFRSQLAQLDMGLEDRMHQPVGLLSGGQRQALTLLMATMVPPKLLLLDEHTAALDPATADKVLELTRRIVAEHRITCLMVTHNMAQALSLGNRTLMMAEGSIVLDVSGAEREGLTVNDLLERFRSGAGHALDNDRILLA, encoded by the coding sequence ATGCTGGACATCACTGCCATTTCCAAGACCTTCCACCCCGGCACGCCCAATGCCCGGCAGGCTCTGCGGCAGCTCTCCCTGCATCTGGAGGATGGGGAGTTCGCCACCATCGTAGGCTCCAACGGCGCCGGGAAGTCCACCCTGTTTGGAGCCATCGCCGGGAGCTTTTACACCGACGAAGGACGCATCCTGCTGGACGGTACGGATCTGACCTTCCAGCCGGAGCACCGGCGCAGCCGGGTCATTGGGCGGCTGTTTCAGGACCCCATGCGGGGGACCGCCCCTCACATGACCATCGAGGAGAATCTGGCGCTGGCCTATCTGCGGGCCTCTCACGGAAGTCCCTTCCGCCGCATCACAGCCAAGGACCGGGAGCGGTTCCGCAGCCAGCTGGCCCAGCTGGACATGGGACTGGAGGATCGGATGCACCAGCCGGTGGGGCTGCTGTCCGGCGGTCAGCGGCAGGCGCTGACGCTGCTGATGGCCACCATGGTGCCGCCGAAGCTGCTGCTGCTGGACGAGCACACGGCGGCACTGGACCCCGCCACGGCGGACAAGGTGCTGGAGCTGACCCGGCGCATCGTGGCGGAGCACCGCATCACCTGTCTGATGGTGACCCACAACATGGCGCAGGCCCTGTCTCTGGGCAACCGCACCCTGATGATGGCGGAGGGCTCCATTGTACTGGATGTCTCCGGGGCAGAGCGGGAGGGGCTCACGGTCAATGACCTGCTGGAGCGCTTCCGCAGCGGCGCAGGCCATGCGCTAGATAATGACCGGATCCTGCTTGCGTGA
- a CDS encoding peptidylprolyl isomerase: MSNPIVTIEMENGKKIVAELYPDIAPQSVRNFISLANAGFYNGLIFHRCIYGFMIQGGCPDGTGMGGPGYCIKGEFEANGIRNDLRHTRGVLSMARAQDMDSAGSQFFIMHKDSPHLDGQYAAFGMVIDGMDVVDEIASQPRNMLTNKPKKPQVMKSVTVDTQGVEYPEPEKLPDPFHS, translated from the coding sequence ATGAGCAACCCTATTGTGACCATCGAAATGGAAAACGGCAAGAAGATCGTGGCGGAGCTGTACCCCGACATCGCTCCTCAGAGCGTGCGGAATTTCATCTCCCTCGCCAACGCCGGTTTTTATAACGGCCTGATCTTCCACCGCTGCATCTACGGCTTCATGATCCAGGGCGGCTGCCCCGACGGCACCGGCATGGGCGGCCCCGGCTACTGCATCAAGGGCGAGTTCGAGGCCAACGGCATCCGCAACGACCTGCGCCACACCCGTGGTGTGCTGAGCATGGCCCGTGCGCAGGATATGGACTCTGCCGGCAGCCAGTTCTTCATCATGCACAAGGACTCCCCCCATCTGGATGGACAGTACGCCGCCTTCGGCATGGTCATCGACGGTATGGACGTGGTGGACGAGATCGCCTCCCAGCCCCGGAATATGCTGACCAACAAGCCCAAGAAGCCGCAGGTGATGAAGTCCGTCACCGTGGATACCCAAGGTGTGGAGTACCCGGAGCCGGAGAAGCTGCCGGACCCCTTCCACAGCTAA
- a CDS encoding penicillin-binding transpeptidase domain-containing protein produces the protein MKQVKFRSVLLLLLIVLLGLGLALFCLRYTFRGEAWASFSANGHAYTDGVVRTGQVLDRNGTVLYDGPSGVYHEDSALRQATLHAVGDQLGNISTSALEAFQSRLIGFDPLTGTLSGGHKVYLTIDADLSRTAWEALDGRKGVAAVYNYQTGDILCMVSNPSFDPADPPEISDDDSDYEGVYLNRLLSGLYTPGSVFKVVTTAAALEQLPGVEERTFTCDGSVTIGDQVITCPYAHGEMDLSDAFARSCNGVYAQLAVELGADVLQDYARQAGLLEGFSVSGIPTVSGLFTAGSGGDLGWSGVGQYEDMVNPCAMLALMGSIASDDRAATPRLLYRETGVLGLPAAIPAKEKRAAVFTAETRQTLRDMMAHNVQETYGQSRFGDLAVCAKSGTAEVSDGAPHAWFVGFVDDNTLPLAFVVVVEHGGSGSDVAGSVAAQLLEQAQS, from the coding sequence ATGAAGCAAGTGAAATTCCGCTCCGTCCTGCTCCTGCTGCTGATCGTACTGCTGGGGCTGGGGCTGGCGCTGTTCTGCCTGCGCTACACCTTCCGGGGGGAGGCGTGGGCCTCCTTCTCCGCCAACGGTCATGCCTACACCGACGGCGTGGTCCGCACCGGTCAGGTGCTGGACCGCAACGGCACCGTCCTCTATGACGGCCCCTCCGGCGTCTATCACGAGGACAGCGCCCTGCGGCAGGCCACCCTCCACGCCGTGGGAGATCAGCTGGGGAACATCTCCACCTCGGCGCTGGAGGCGTTCCAGTCCCGGCTCATCGGCTTTGACCCCCTCACCGGCACCCTATCCGGCGGTCACAAGGTGTATCTCACCATAGATGCCGACCTCAGCCGAACAGCGTGGGAGGCGCTGGACGGCCGCAAGGGGGTGGCCGCCGTGTACAACTATCAGACCGGCGATATCCTCTGCATGGTCTCCAACCCCTCCTTCGACCCCGCCGACCCGCCGGAGATCAGCGACGACGACAGCGACTATGAGGGCGTGTATCTGAACCGGCTTCTGTCCGGTCTGTACACCCCCGGCTCCGTGTTCAAGGTGGTCACCACCGCTGCGGCGCTGGAGCAGCTGCCCGGCGTGGAGGAGCGCACCTTCACCTGCGACGGCAGCGTTACCATCGGGGATCAGGTCATCACCTGCCCCTACGCCCACGGGGAGATGGATCTCTCCGACGCCTTCGCCCGCTCCTGCAACGGGGTGTATGCCCAGCTGGCGGTGGAGCTGGGGGCCGACGTTTTGCAGGACTACGCCCGGCAGGCGGGGCTGCTGGAGGGCTTCTCCGTCAGCGGCATCCCCACGGTCTCCGGGCTGTTCACCGCCGGGAGCGGCGGCGATCTGGGCTGGTCCGGCGTGGGACAGTATGAGGACATGGTGAACCCCTGCGCCATGCTGGCACTGATGGGCTCCATTGCCTCTGACGACAGGGCCGCCACGCCCCGGCTCCTGTACCGGGAGACCGGCGTACTGGGGCTGCCCGCCGCCATTCCCGCCAAGGAAAAGCGGGCCGCCGTGTTCACCGCCGAGACCCGCCAGACCCTGCGGGACATGATGGCCCACAACGTACAGGAGACCTACGGGCAGTCCCGGTTCGGGGATCTGGCGGTCTGCGCCAAGTCCGGCACGGCGGAGGTCAGCGACGGTGCTCCTCATGCGTGGTTCGTGGGCTTCGTGGACGACAACACCCTGCCGCTGGCTTTCGTGGTGGTGGTGGAGCACGGCGGCAGCGGCTCCGACGTGGCCGGCTCCGTCGCCGCTCAGCTGCTGGAGCAGGCACAGAGTTAA
- the smpB gene encoding SsrA-binding protein SmpB: MEKRGIKIAAQNRKAYHDYFVEERYEAGIELAGTEVKSIRGGRVNLKDSYCVAKDGELFALSMHISPYEQGNIFNKDPDRPKRLLMHKREIRKLHDLQKQDGYALIPLSLYFKDSRVKVELGLCKGKKNYDKRDAIAKRDAKREMDRAMREKNR; this comes from the coding sequence ATGGAAAAGCGTGGCATTAAGATCGCCGCACAGAACCGCAAGGCGTACCACGACTACTTCGTGGAGGAGCGCTATGAGGCGGGCATCGAGCTGGCCGGAACGGAGGTCAAGTCCATCCGGGGCGGGCGGGTGAATCTGAAGGATTCCTACTGCGTGGCCAAGGATGGTGAGCTGTTCGCCCTGAGTATGCACATCTCCCCCTATGAGCAGGGCAACATCTTCAACAAGGATCCGGATCGGCCCAAGCGGCTGCTGATGCACAAGCGGGAGATCCGCAAGCTCCACGATCTGCAAAAGCAGGACGGGTATGCCCTGATCCCTCTGAGCCTGTATTTCAAGGACAGTCGGGTAAAGGTGGAGCTGGGGCTGTGCAAGGGTAAGAAAAACTACGACAAGCGGGACGCCATCGCCAAACGGGACGCCAAACGGGAGATGGACCGTGCCATGCGGGAAAAGAACCGCTGA
- the cysK gene encoding cysteine synthase A: MSRIYPSADQLIGHTPLLELTHLEKKYGLKARLLGKLEYLNPAGSVKDRIARAMIDDAEAKGLLKPGSVIIEPTSGNTGIGLASVAAARGYRVIIVMPETMSVERRQLMRAYGAELVLTEGSKGMSGAIAKAEELAREIPGGFVPGQFVNAANPKAHFETTGPEIYEDTDGKVDYFVAGVGTGGTITGVGQYLKSRNPEVKVVAVEPKSSAVLSTGVAGAHKIQGIGAGFVPQVLDTRVYDEIIPVENDDAFALGKEMGRSEGVLVGISSGAALWAAIEIAKRPSSEGKTIVVLLPDTGDRYLSTPLFAD; the protein is encoded by the coding sequence ATGTCCCGCATTTATCCCTCTGCCGATCAGCTCATCGGCCACACTCCCCTGCTGGAGCTGACCCATCTGGAGAAGAAGTACGGTCTGAAGGCCCGGCTGCTGGGCAAGCTGGAGTATCTCAACCCCGCCGGCTCCGTGAAGGATCGTATCGCCCGTGCCATGATCGATGACGCAGAGGCGAAGGGCCTGCTGAAGCCCGGCAGCGTTATCATCGAGCCTACTTCCGGTAATACCGGCATCGGTCTGGCCTCCGTGGCCGCCGCCCGTGGCTATCGGGTCATCATCGTCATGCCGGAGACCATGAGCGTGGAGCGCCGCCAGCTGATGAGGGCCTACGGCGCCGAGCTGGTGCTGACGGAGGGCTCCAAGGGCATGAGCGGCGCCATTGCCAAGGCGGAGGAGCTGGCCCGTGAGATCCCCGGCGGCTTTGTCCCCGGTCAATTTGTCAATGCCGCCAATCCCAAGGCGCACTTCGAGACCACCGGCCCGGAGATCTATGAGGATACCGACGGCAAGGTGGACTACTTCGTGGCCGGTGTCGGCACCGGCGGCACCATCACCGGTGTGGGGCAGTATCTGAAGTCCCGGAACCCGGAGGTGAAGGTGGTAGCCGTGGAGCCCAAGAGCTCCGCCGTTCTCTCCACTGGCGTGGCCGGCGCCCACAAGATCCAGGGCATCGGCGCAGGCTTCGTGCCGCAGGTGCTGGATACCAGGGTCTATGACGAGATCATCCCTGTGGAGAACGATGATGCCTTTGCGCTGGGTAAGGAGATGGGTCGCAGCGAAGGCGTGCTGGTGGGCATCTCCTCCGGTGCTGCGCTGTGGGCCGCCATTGAGATCGCCAAGCGGCCCAGCAGCGAGGGCAAGACCATCGTGGTGCTGCTGCCGGATACCGGCGACCGTTATCTCTCCACACCGCTGTTTGCCGACTGA
- a CDS encoding M20 metallopeptidase family protein: MDIQELRREAQTMQPQLTADRRRLHQNPEAGAVLPETVAYVKGRLTEMGYHPQELGGGLTATVTGTDTGRCILLRADMDALRGQEQSGLSFRSENGCMHACGHDMHTAMLLGAAQLLMQHRQELSGTVKLVFQPDEEGFTGAKSMLAAGVLQAPAPSEALALHVHSGTPSGTVLCGSGTFMAGCTLFRITVRGKGCHGAMPETGVDPIGIAAQIWLALQEITGRELPAKTPAVVTVGRFQAGQAPNIIPDEAVLEGTVRTFDRAVTARIMERIRQLSEGIASAFRGSAQMEELASAPPLQNDPALTEDMAALAETLLGREKVYRLKEGGMGSEDFASYTYELPCAYLLLGAGVPQEDPRYGQPMHNPKVVFNEDVLPLGAALLTAGAMHRLER, encoded by the coding sequence ATGGATATTCAGGAACTACGCCGGGAGGCGCAGACCATGCAGCCTCAGCTGACGGCGGATCGTCGCCGCCTGCACCAGAATCCGGAGGCAGGCGCCGTTCTGCCGGAGACAGTGGCCTATGTCAAGGGGCGGCTGACGGAGATGGGATACCATCCGCAGGAGTTGGGCGGCGGCCTGACCGCCACCGTCACCGGAACTGACACCGGACGCTGCATCCTGCTGCGGGCGGACATGGATGCCCTCCGGGGACAGGAGCAGTCGGGCCTGTCCTTCCGGTCGGAAAACGGCTGTATGCACGCCTGCGGCCACGATATGCACACTGCCATGCTGCTGGGTGCGGCCCAACTGCTGATGCAGCACCGGCAGGAGCTCTCCGGCACGGTGAAGCTGGTGTTCCAGCCGGACGAGGAGGGCTTCACCGGTGCCAAGTCCATGCTGGCGGCGGGAGTCCTGCAAGCTCCGGCCCCCAGCGAGGCGCTGGCCCTCCACGTTCACTCCGGCACCCCCTCCGGAACGGTGCTGTGCGGCAGCGGGACCTTCATGGCGGGCTGTACCCTGTTCCGTATCACGGTGCGGGGAAAGGGCTGCCACGGGGCCATGCCGGAGACGGGCGTGGACCCCATCGGCATCGCCGCCCAGATCTGGCTGGCCCTGCAGGAGATCACCGGCCGGGAGCTTCCCGCCAAGACCCCGGCAGTGGTGACGGTGGGTCGGTTTCAGGCGGGACAGGCTCCCAACATCATCCCCGATGAGGCGGTGCTGGAGGGGACGGTCCGTACCTTTGACCGGGCGGTGACGGCCCGGATCATGGAGCGCATCCGCCAACTGTCGGAGGGCATCGCCTCTGCCTTCCGGGGCAGCGCGCAGATGGAGGAGCTGGCCTCGGCCCCGCCGCTGCAAAACGATCCGGCCCTGACGGAGGATATGGCGGCGCTGGCGGAGACACTGCTGGGCCGGGAGAAGGTCTACCGGCTGAAGGAGGGGGGTATGGGTTCCGAGGACTTCGCCTCCTACACCTATGAATTGCCCTGCGCCTACCTGCTGCTGGGGGCGGGGGTACCTCAGGAGGACCCCCGCTACGGCCAGCCCATGCACAATCCGAAGGTGGTGTTCAACGAGGACGTCCTGCCCCTGGGCGCAGCGCTGCTGACTGCCGGGGCCATGCACCGTCTGGAGCGGTAA
- a CDS encoding NUDIX domain-containing protein — protein MNLTEQLLSRREIYHGRIIDVQVDTVSLPNGNTSTREVVRHPGGVGILALDDEDCAVLVEQYRYVFGRTLLEIPAGKREPGEDPLTTARRELREETGAEATRWQPLGAVLPSPGCYGEVLHLYLARDLTFGATHPDADEFLQVRRLPFDTLLARCLSGEIEDGKTVAAVLKAKLLGL, from the coding sequence ATGAACCTGACCGAACAGCTGCTCTCCCGCCGGGAGATCTACCATGGCCGCATCATCGACGTGCAGGTGGATACCGTGTCCCTGCCCAATGGCAATACCTCCACACGGGAGGTGGTACGCCACCCCGGCGGCGTGGGGATCTTGGCGCTGGATGACGAGGACTGCGCCGTGCTGGTGGAGCAGTACCGCTATGTGTTTGGCCGGACGCTGCTGGAGATCCCCGCCGGAAAGCGGGAGCCCGGCGAGGACCCGCTGACTACGGCCCGGCGGGAACTGCGGGAGGAGACCGGCGCCGAGGCCACTCGCTGGCAGCCGCTGGGGGCCGTTCTGCCTTCTCCCGGCTGCTACGGCGAGGTGCTGCACCTGTATCTGGCCCGTGACCTGACCTTTGGGGCAACGCACCCCGATGCCGACGAATTTTTGCAGGTGCGGCGCCTCCCCTTCGATACGCTGCTGGCACGGTGCCTCTCCGGCGAGATCGAGGACGGCAAGACCGTGGCCGCCGTGCTGAAAGCGAAGCTGCTGGGACTGTAA
- a CDS encoding FtsW/RodA/SpoVE family cell cycle protein — protein MNDFFTGVLPWLLWVGRIALSAVAVLLLIRCGRTLLSGGKQESWGFLSLSNGARYPLYHWENMIGRARQADIRINFPSVSRSHAALCRDSEGIWRIYPIRTGGTLLNGTVVERPTALNPGDALSMGGVDIYFFPDQKQARRPVRTAASPGTLWLLTLFQVLMFLQFLPGLTAEATLPVCIGFGGLVLLSWVFCSLRRTGSRGLEVLALLLTTVGFAVTAAYDSHSLYKQLAAVVLGMGIYLLMDRVLQSLPLALKLRWPLVAAASALLAFNVLFGQRIFGAKNWIAIGPITFQPSELVKIVFILAGAATLDRLFAKRNLIFTILFSAYCVGCLALMSDFGTALIFFVAFLCIAFLRTGDLPSIVMITAAAGFAGGIVLRFKPYVLARFAVWRHAWEYAQEEGYQQTRTMSAVASGGLFGAGPEEAWLKYVGAANTDLVFGVVSEEFGLLLALCAAAAVILLGIYALRAAGRSRSSFYAIAACATAAMLVFQTTLNVLGSVDLLPLTGVTFPFVSMGGSSMLSCWGLLAYLQAAAPPPVSVKAAPKAPAPAVKPPQATGFLDELGVATDDIFGKEDAR, from the coding sequence ATGAACGATTTTTTCACCGGCGTGCTGCCATGGCTTCTCTGGGTCGGACGCATCGCTCTGTCCGCCGTGGCGGTCCTGCTTTTGATCCGCTGCGGGCGCACCTTACTCTCCGGAGGGAAACAGGAGAGCTGGGGCTTTCTCAGCCTCTCCAACGGCGCACGCTATCCGCTGTATCACTGGGAGAACATGATCGGCCGGGCCAGACAGGCGGATATTCGCATCAATTTCCCATCCGTCTCCCGCAGCCACGCCGCCCTGTGCCGGGACAGCGAGGGCATCTGGCGCATCTACCCCATCCGCACCGGCGGCACGCTGCTCAACGGCACGGTGGTGGAGCGCCCCACCGCCCTGAATCCCGGCGACGCCCTCTCCATGGGCGGGGTGGATATCTACTTCTTCCCCGACCAGAAGCAGGCCCGTCGGCCGGTCCGCACCGCCGCCTCCCCCGGGACGCTATGGCTGCTGACCCTGTTTCAGGTGCTGATGTTCCTGCAATTCCTTCCCGGTCTGACGGCCGAAGCCACACTGCCGGTGTGCATCGGCTTCGGTGGGCTGGTGCTGCTGTCGTGGGTCTTTTGCTCCCTGCGCCGCACCGGCTCCCGTGGGCTGGAGGTTCTGGCACTGCTGCTGACCACCGTAGGCTTCGCCGTCACCGCCGCCTACGACTCCCACTCCTTATATAAACAACTGGCCGCCGTGGTGCTGGGTATGGGGATATATCTGCTGATGGATCGGGTCTTGCAGAGCCTGCCGCTGGCGTTGAAGCTCCGGTGGCCGCTGGTAGCCGCCGCATCAGCGCTGTTGGCCTTCAACGTACTGTTTGGGCAGCGCATCTTCGGCGCCAAGAACTGGATTGCCATAGGCCCTATTACCTTCCAGCCCTCGGAGCTGGTGAAGATCGTATTCATTCTGGCGGGGGCCGCCACGTTAGACCGCCTGTTTGCCAAGCGGAACCTCATTTTCACCATTCTCTTCTCCGCCTACTGCGTGGGGTGTCTGGCCCTGATGAGCGACTTCGGCACGGCGCTGATCTTCTTCGTGGCATTTCTGTGCATTGCCTTTCTCCGCACCGGCGACCTGCCCTCCATCGTGATGATCACCGCCGCCGCAGGCTTTGCCGGGGGCATCGTCCTGCGCTTCAAGCCCTATGTACTGGCCCGATTCGCCGTGTGGCGGCACGCTTGGGAGTATGCCCAAGAGGAGGGCTATCAGCAGACCCGCACCATGTCCGCCGTGGCCTCCGGCGGTCTCTTCGGCGCAGGGCCGGAGGAGGCGTGGCTGAAATATGTGGGCGCCGCCAACACGGATCTGGTGTTCGGCGTGGTATCCGAGGAGTTCGGCCTGCTGCTGGCCCTGTGTGCTGCAGCCGCCGTGATCCTGCTGGGCATTTACGCCCTGCGGGCCGCCGGGCGCTCCCGCTCCAGCTTTTACGCCATCGCCGCCTGCGCCACCGCCGCCATGCTGGTGTTCCAGACCACCCTCAACGTGCTGGGTTCCGTGGACCTGCTGCCCCTGACCGGCGTCACCTTCCCCTTCGTCTCCATGGGCGGCTCCAGTATGCTGTCCTGCTGGGGGCTGCTGGCCTATTTGCAGGCGGCAGCGCCGCCGCCCGTATCCGTCAAGGCGGCCCCCAAGGCTCCGGCTCCCGCCGTCAAGCCGCCGCAGGCCACCGGTTTTCTGGATGAACTGGGAGTCGCCACGGACGACATCTTCGGAAAGGAGGATGCCCGATGA